In Flavobacterium lacustre, a genomic segment contains:
- the dapF gene encoding diaminopimelate epimerase codes for MQIDFYKYQGTGNDFVMIDNRLATFPKNNTQLIEHLCDRRFGIGADGLILLENDTETDFRMVYYNSDGNQSSMCGNGGRCLVAFAKKLNVIENNTTFIATDGLHHATISADGLVSLQMIDVDAIQTTPEFSFLNTGSPHHVQLVEDLEQYNVKENGAAIRYSELYGKQGSNINFVKKIDDTTFSVRTYERGVEDETLACGTGVTAVAIAMNATGKTNATSIHLNVEGGKLAVSFDKNDGHYTNIFLIGPAEFVFKGTIEI; via the coding sequence ATGCAAATAGATTTTTATAAATACCAAGGCACCGGAAATGATTTTGTCATGATTGATAATCGATTAGCAACTTTTCCTAAAAACAATACACAGTTGATAGAACATTTATGCGATCGACGTTTTGGAATTGGTGCAGACGGTCTTATTTTATTAGAAAATGACACTGAAACGGATTTCAGAATGGTGTATTACAATTCCGATGGGAATCAAAGTTCCATGTGCGGTAACGGTGGACGCTGTTTGGTGGCTTTCGCCAAAAAGCTGAATGTTATCGAAAACAATACTACATTTATCGCAACCGATGGTTTGCATCACGCCACCATTAGCGCCGATGGATTAGTTTCTTTACAAATGATTGATGTTGATGCTATACAAACGACTCCTGAATTCTCTTTTTTGAATACTGGTTCTCCACATCATGTACAATTGGTTGAGGATTTAGAACAGTATAATGTGAAAGAAAACGGAGCTGCCATTCGATACAGTGAATTGTATGGAAAGCAAGGCAGTAATATCAATTTTGTGAAAAAGATTGACGATACTACTTTTTCAGTTCGTACTTATGAACGAGGAGTAGAAGACGAAACTTTAGCTTGTGGAACGGGTGTAACGGCTGTTGCCATTGCGATGAATGCGACAGGAAAAACAAATGCGACATCGATACATTTAAATGTGGAAGGCGGAAAATTAGCTGTTTCTTTCGACAAAAATGATGGACACTATACCAATATTTTCCTAATAGGTCCGGCAGAATTTGTATTTAAAGGCACGATTGAAATTTAA
- a CDS encoding S1C family serine protease, which translates to MKKFSTLFLVSLLSGATTLGAYKLLFDGNGYFSNSKNSLVTVAPESYGKNVGLAAETVDFTEAADKTIHTVVHVKNVSRKTISNPMLEYFYGYGGQQQQEQVGTGSGVIISEDGYIVTNNHVVKDASQIEITLNNKKSYTAKLIGTDSKMDIALLKINADEKLPYTVFANSDSVKVGEWVLAVGNPYNLTSTVTAGIVSAKARNLDTSGIQSFIQTDAAVNPGNSGGALVNTRGELIGINTMISSMTGSYVGYSFAVPSNNARKIIEDLMEFGNVQRGILGVEGGELNAIASKELGVSQTQGFYINKVTRNSGAEKAGLQKGDIIVQLDTQNVATFADLSGYINTKRPNDKVQVTYIRDGKNKTVPVILSKNEFFSTEFKGIELENIDASDKKKFKIDSGVKIKSITNENLLQYSEELKGNIILSIDNVKATNVETISKIFKNKDEKQSMRIEMINKNGEIFRIII; encoded by the coding sequence ATGAAAAAATTTTCAACCTTATTTTTGGTATCCCTACTAAGCGGAGCCACAACATTAGGCGCTTACAAACTGTTGTTTGATGGCAATGGTTATTTTTCTAATTCTAAAAATAGTCTTGTAACCGTTGCGCCTGAATCTTACGGAAAAAATGTAGGTTTAGCCGCTGAAACCGTTGATTTTACTGAAGCTGCCGACAAAACCATTCACACAGTTGTCCATGTAAAAAACGTTTCCCGAAAAACAATTTCAAACCCAATGCTGGAGTATTTCTACGGGTACGGCGGGCAGCAACAACAAGAACAAGTAGGTACAGGTTCTGGTGTAATCATCTCCGAAGACGGTTATATTGTAACCAATAATCACGTGGTAAAAGACGCTTCTCAGATTGAAATTACACTGAATAATAAAAAATCATACACTGCAAAACTCATTGGAACTGATTCTAAAATGGACATTGCATTATTAAAAATAAACGCCGATGAAAAATTACCCTATACTGTTTTTGCCAATTCTGATTCGGTAAAAGTGGGTGAATGGGTGCTGGCTGTCGGAAATCCTTACAACTTGACATCGACTGTTACTGCTGGAATTGTTTCGGCAAAAGCCAGAAATCTGGACACCAGCGGCATTCAATCTTTCATTCAAACAGATGCTGCGGTAAATCCGGGAAATAGCGGGGGCGCATTGGTCAATACAAGAGGCGAATTAATTGGAATCAACACCATGATTTCATCAATGACGGGTTCGTATGTTGGGTATTCTTTTGCGGTTCCATCAAACAATGCCCGAAAAATCATTGAAGATTTAATGGAATTTGGAAATGTGCAAAGAGGAATTCTGGGTGTTGAAGGTGGCGAATTAAACGCAATCGCTTCGAAAGAATTAGGCGTATCGCAAACGCAAGGATTCTACATTAATAAAGTGACTAGAAATTCGGGTGCTGAAAAAGCAGGTTTGCAAAAAGGCGATATTATTGTTCAATTAGACACTCAAAATGTAGCTACTTTTGCTGATCTTTCCGGTTATATCAACACCAAAAGACCAAACGATAAAGTACAAGTCACCTACATTCGTGATGGAAAAAATAAAACAGTTCCAGTTATTTTGAGCAAAAATGAATTTTTCAGTACTGAATTTAAAGGAATTGAATTAGAAAACATTGATGCTTCCGACAAAAAGAAATTCAAAATTGATTCTGGTGTAAAAATAAAATCGATTACCAATGAAAACCTGTTGCAATACAGCGAAGAACTTAAAGGAAATATCATTTTGAGTATTGACAATGTGAAAGCTACTAATGTGGAAACCATCTCTAAAATTTTCAAAAATAAAGATGAGAAACAAAGTATGCGAATTGAGATGATTAACAAAAACGGAGAAATTTTCAGAATCATCATTTAG
- a CDS encoding glyceraldehyde-3-phosphate dehydrogenase codes for MKTTLKYEKEISFQADRRRAGVELIKVISDLWYDKSIEMVLFRNQLIDKNVSEIINLHDYAGEFVGKPISVFDSVEIAKVILSLDLPPSKLDIGKLTYEYRLDDEKYPDERYFVLDKLKNAKNSEEIQPKDVVLYGFGRIGRLLARELLSKTGKGNQLRLRAIVTRDKNDAISLEKRASLLRYDSIHGDFQGSVVADSKNSALIINGTTVHMISANAPEEIDYTRYGIKNALVIDNTGAFTTQEALSRHLTAKGTEKVLLTAPGKGVPNIVHGVNHNEYNPDENTIFSAASCTTNAITPILKAIEDTLGVVKGHLETIHAYTNDQNLVDNMHKKYRRGRAAALNMVITETGAGTAVAKAIPSLQGKLTSNAIRVPVPNGSLVVLNLEVSRETSIAEINSIMKKYALEGELVEQIKYSLNNELVSSDIIGTSAPSIYDSNATIVSNDGKNIVLYIWYDNEFGYSHQVIRLAKYIAKVRRFTYY; via the coding sequence ATGAAAACCACACTTAAATACGAAAAAGAGATTTCGTTTCAAGCCGACAGAAGACGTGCAGGAGTAGAATTAATCAAAGTAATCAGCGATTTATGGTATGATAAATCAATAGAAATGGTTTTATTCCGGAATCAGTTAATCGACAAAAACGTGAGTGAAATTATCAACTTACATGATTATGCAGGAGAATTTGTAGGCAAACCTATTTCTGTTTTTGATTCTGTTGAAATAGCTAAAGTCATTTTATCTTTAGACTTACCGCCTTCCAAATTAGATATTGGAAAACTGACTTACGAATACCGTTTAGACGATGAAAAATATCCTGACGAACGTTATTTTGTTTTGGACAAATTAAAAAATGCTAAAAACTCGGAGGAAATCCAACCCAAAGATGTTGTTTTATATGGTTTTGGAAGAATCGGGCGCTTACTGGCTCGTGAACTGTTATCTAAAACCGGAAAAGGAAACCAATTGCGATTGCGAGCCATTGTAACACGCGACAAAAATGATGCGATTTCTCTTGAAAAAAGAGCGTCATTACTGCGTTACGATTCCATTCACGGTGATTTTCAAGGTTCTGTAGTTGCAGACAGCAAGAATAGTGCACTGATTATCAATGGAACAACAGTACATATGATTTCTGCTAATGCACCAGAAGAAATTGATTACACCCGTTACGGAATAAAAAATGCTCTTGTTATTGATAACACAGGAGCTTTTACCACTCAAGAAGCTTTAAGTCGTCATTTAACCGCTAAAGGAACCGAAAAAGTGCTGCTTACCGCTCCCGGAAAAGGGGTGCCAAACATTGTTCACGGGGTAAATCATAACGAATACAACCCGGATGAAAACACCATTTTTTCGGCTGCTTCTTGCACCACAAATGCAATTACACCAATTCTAAAAGCTATTGAAGATACGTTGGGCGTTGTAAAAGGACATCTGGAAACCATTCACGCCTATACAAATGACCAAAATCTGGTCGATAATATGCATAAAAAATACCGTCGCGGAAGAGCTGCGGCATTAAACATGGTCATTACCGAAACCGGTGCGGGTACTGCTGTTGCAAAAGCGATACCGTCATTGCAGGGTAAATTAACGTCTAATGCTATTCGAGTGCCGGTGCCTAATGGTTCTTTGGTGGTACTCAACCTTGAAGTAAGCCGAGAAACTTCGATTGCAGAAATTAATTCCATCATGAAAAAATATGCTTTGGAAGGCGAATTGGTAGAACAAATCAAATATTCCTTGAATAATGAATTGGTTTCATCGGATATTATTGGGACTTCGGCGCCTTCTATTTACGACAGTAATGCAACGATTGTGTCTAATGACGGTAAAAATATTGTGCTTTACATTTGGTACGACAACGAATTTGGATACAGTCATCAAGTCATTCGATTGGCAAAATATATTGCTAAAGTAAGACGTTTTACGTATTACTAG
- a CDS encoding Lrp/AsnC family transcriptional regulator, with translation MILDETDKKILRLLQEDAHLTLKDIANQINLSLTPVHDRVKRLEKEGIIEKYVSILNKKKLGKNLTVYCQVTLVKQTYDISEAFNQAILNLPEVVECNFVSGSFDYMLKIILPDMESYHHFHQKKLSVLPEVSLINSFFIISEVKSTTVLPI, from the coding sequence ATGATTCTGGACGAAACCGATAAAAAAATCTTGCGTCTTTTGCAGGAAGATGCACATTTGACCTTGAAAGATATTGCCAATCAAATCAATCTTTCGCTCACTCCAGTTCATGATCGCGTGAAACGTTTAGAGAAAGAAGGCATTATTGAGAAGTATGTTTCTATTTTGAATAAAAAGAAACTGGGAAAGAATTTGACCGTATATTGTCAAGTGACACTCGTCAAACAAACCTATGATATATCGGAAGCATTTAATCAGGCGATATTGAATTTGCCAGAAGTGGTAGAATGCAATTTTGTCTCCGGAAGTTTTGATTATATGCTCAAAATCATTTTGCCTGATATGGAAAGTTACCATCATTTTCACCAAAAAAAATTATCGGTTTTGCCGGAGGTCTCACTGATTAACAGTTTTTTTATTATTTCGGAAGTAAAGAGTACGACTGTTTTACCCATTTAA
- the ald gene encoding alanine dehydrogenase — protein sequence MIIGIPKEIKNNENRVALTPAGVAEFKKHGHEVYVQATAGENSGFSDKAYAEAGAKLLPTIEDVYSIAEMIIKVKEPIASEYPLIKKDQLLFTYFHFASSEPLTHAMIERGAVCLAYETVEKIDRSLPLLVPMSEVAGRMSIQEGAKYLEKPMQGKGILLGGVPGVPPAKVVVLGGGIVGTQAAKMAAGFGAKVTIMDVSLARLRYLSDIMPANVTTVMSNHYNIKEAIAEADLVIGAVLIPGAKAPHLITRDMLKLMSPGTVVVDVAVDQGGCIETCTPTTHENPTFVIDDIVHYCVANMPGAVPYTSTLALTNATLPYALQLADKGWKKACQDNEELKKGLNVADGKIVYRGVAEAWGLPLNEVESVLHETLATV from the coding sequence ATGATAATCGGAATCCCAAAAGAAATCAAAAACAACGAAAACCGTGTTGCCCTAACTCCAGCAGGTGTTGCTGAATTCAAAAAACACGGACATGAAGTTTACGTACAAGCAACAGCAGGAGAAAACAGCGGTTTCAGCGATAAAGCGTATGCCGAAGCCGGAGCAAAACTATTGCCAACTATTGAAGATGTGTACAGCATCGCCGAAATGATTATCAAAGTAAAAGAGCCTATCGCTTCTGAATATCCGTTGATTAAAAAAGACCAATTACTGTTTACCTATTTTCACTTTGCTTCTTCTGAACCATTAACACACGCTATGATTGAGCGTGGCGCAGTATGTTTAGCTTACGAAACAGTCGAAAAAATAGATCGCAGTTTACCTTTATTAGTACCAATGTCTGAAGTTGCCGGTAGAATGTCTATTCAGGAAGGTGCTAAATATTTAGAAAAACCAATGCAAGGAAAAGGAATCCTTTTAGGCGGAGTTCCAGGAGTTCCTCCTGCAAAAGTAGTCGTGTTAGGTGGTGGAATTGTAGGAACTCAAGCAGCAAAAATGGCTGCTGGATTTGGTGCCAAGGTAACAATTATGGATGTCAGTTTAGCGCGTTTGCGTTACTTGTCTGATATTATGCCAGCGAATGTAACAACAGTAATGTCTAATCATTACAACATCAAAGAAGCTATCGCCGAAGCTGATTTAGTAATTGGAGCTGTTTTAATTCCAGGTGCCAAAGCGCCTCATTTAATCACCCGTGACATGTTGAAATTAATGAGTCCGGGAACTGTAGTTGTTGACGTAGCCGTAGATCAAGGCGGTTGTATCGAAACCTGTACACCAACAACTCACGAAAACCCAACCTTTGTTATTGATGATATTGTTCATTACTGTGTAGCAAATATGCCCGGCGCTGTACCATATACTTCTACTTTGGCCTTGACCAATGCTACTTTACCATATGCCCTGCAATTAGCAGATAAAGGATGGAAAAAAGCCTGTCAAGATAACGAAGAATTGAAAAAAGGACTAAACGTAGCCGATGGTAAAATTGTTTACAGAGGTGTGGCCGAAGCTTGGGGATTGCCCCTTAATGAAGTTGAATCGGTATTGCACGAAACATTAGCAACTGTCTAA
- a CDS encoding APC family permease, which yields MQDNKPEDFKRELGLLDGTMLVVGSMIGSGIFIVSADIARQVGSAGWLTLIWLISGLITMIAAVSYGELSAMFPKAGGQYVYLKEAYNKLIAFLYGWSFFAVIQTGTIAAVGVGFSKFAAYLYPPLSDENILYELGAFKLNAAQIVSIITIVLLTYVNSRGVKNSKILQTVLTVIKILSLFGLIVFGFLLAAKAEVWNANWADAWSTRSFDTNTGSWMPIGGTALITGISAAMVGSLFSSDAWVGVTFIAGEIKNPKRNVGLSLFLGTFIVTIIYVLTNLMYLAVIPLDEIATAKSDRVAVVASQYTFGDMGTIIIAVMIMISTFACNNGLIMAGARVYYTMAKDGLFLKKAANLNDASVPAWALWVQCVWASALCLTGKYGDLLDFVIIIVLIFYILTIYGIFILRKKMPDVERPYKAFGYPFLPFLYIIIASAVCISLLFTKFSTCGWGVLIMLTGIPVYYLTKPKE from the coding sequence ATGCAAGATAACAAACCAGAAGATTTTAAGAGAGAATTGGGATTACTCGATGGAACCATGCTTGTGGTGGGGTCGATGATAGGCTCGGGAATATTTATTGTAAGTGCAGATATTGCCCGACAAGTGGGGTCGGCGGGATGGCTGACTTTGATTTGGCTTATCTCGGGATTAATTACGATGATTGCGGCGGTAAGTTACGGGGAATTGAGCGCGATGTTTCCCAAAGCGGGCGGGCAATACGTGTATTTGAAAGAGGCTTATAATAAACTGATTGCGTTTTTGTACGGTTGGAGTTTCTTTGCGGTGATTCAGACCGGGACGATTGCTGCGGTAGGCGTGGGGTTTTCTAAATTTGCGGCGTATTTATATCCGCCTTTGAGCGATGAGAATATTTTGTATGAATTGGGAGCTTTTAAACTCAATGCGGCTCAAATTGTTTCGATTATCACGATTGTTTTGCTGACGTATGTGAACAGTCGCGGGGTGAAAAACAGTAAAATTTTGCAAACAGTTTTGACTGTGATTAAGATTTTGTCTTTGTTTGGCTTAATTGTTTTTGGCTTTCTATTGGCTGCCAAAGCGGAAGTTTGGAATGCAAACTGGGCTGATGCCTGGAGTACGCGCTCGTTTGATACCAACACTGGTTCGTGGATGCCGATAGGCGGAACGGCTTTGATTACGGGAATTTCAGCAGCGATGGTGGGTTCTTTGTTTTCGAGTGATGCTTGGGTAGGCGTGACTTTTATAGCGGGTGAAATCAAGAATCCAAAGCGTAACGTGGGCTTGAGTTTATTCTTGGGGACGTTTATTGTTACTATTATTTATGTGTTGACGAATTTGATGTATCTCGCTGTGATTCCGCTTGACGAAATTGCTACGGCAAAATCAGATCGGGTTGCTGTGGTGGCTTCGCAATATACTTTTGGCGATATGGGAACGATTATTATTGCGGTGATGATTATGATTTCGACTTTTGCCTGTAACAACGGATTGATTATGGCGGGTGCGAGAGTCTATTATACGATGGCTAAAGATGGGTTGTTCTTGAAAAAAGCAGCTAATTTGAATGATGCGAGTGTTCCGGCTTGGGCGCTTTGGGTACAATGTGTTTGGGCTTCGGCTTTGTGTTTGACAGGAAAATATGGCGATTTATTGGATTTTGTAATCATTATTGTTTTGATTTTTTACATTTTGACTATTTATGGAATTTTTATTCTGCGCAAGAAAATGCCGGATGTGGAACGTCCTTATAAAGCGTTTGGATATCCTTTCCTTCCGTTTTTATATATAATTATTGCTTCGGCAGTATGTATTTCGTTGTTGTTTACCAAATTTTCTACTTGCGGTTGGGGAGTGTTGATTATGCTGACGGGTATTCCGGTGTATTATTTGACTAAACCTAAAGAGTAA